From the genome of Polyangiaceae bacterium, one region includes:
- a CDS encoding VWA domain-containing protein, which translates to MFVDFLYELRSRKVPVGTQEALALSQALAAGLHESSLDGFYHVARALCVHSETQLDDFDLAFAKHFRGVHVEAKKIADELADWLKDPKKLRELSEEERSMLEALDLEQVLEQFEQRLREQKERHDGGNRWIGTGGTSPFGRNGFHPSGISVGGGSGGRSAIHTADARKYRSYRADITLDVRQLEVALRKLRGFTREGVDDELDIEGTIDATARNAGELEVVTRPPRRPNTRVILMMDVGGSMDPYAHTVSQLFSAAKRATHWKELRTYYFHNCVYGKVFKTEGFKDPVPVRDLLHECGKHYKLVMVGDASMAPYELLGSAGWGEDANTPGVKWLAMLREHFDRAVWLNPDPPSGWSMGTAQVIRQVFPMFQLTLEGLGEAVSELVRGSRVRR; encoded by the coding sequence ATGTTCGTCGACTTTCTGTACGAGCTGCGTAGCCGCAAAGTGCCCGTGGGAACGCAAGAAGCCCTTGCGCTCAGCCAAGCGCTTGCCGCAGGGCTGCACGAATCGTCGCTCGATGGCTTTTATCACGTGGCCCGCGCGCTTTGCGTTCACTCCGAAACACAGCTCGACGACTTCGATCTCGCGTTCGCCAAACACTTTCGAGGTGTGCACGTCGAGGCGAAAAAGATTGCCGACGAGCTGGCAGATTGGCTGAAGGATCCGAAGAAACTGCGCGAGCTGAGCGAGGAAGAGCGCTCGATGCTGGAAGCCCTCGACCTGGAACAGGTGCTCGAGCAATTCGAGCAGCGTCTTCGTGAACAGAAAGAACGTCACGACGGTGGAAATCGCTGGATTGGGACGGGCGGGACATCGCCGTTCGGGCGCAACGGGTTTCATCCATCGGGCATCAGCGTGGGCGGAGGATCGGGCGGTCGAAGTGCGATCCACACGGCGGATGCTCGCAAGTACAGGTCCTACCGCGCCGACATCACGCTGGACGTGAGGCAGCTCGAAGTGGCGCTGCGCAAGCTGCGAGGTTTTACCAGGGAAGGCGTCGACGACGAGCTCGACATCGAGGGGACGATCGACGCGACGGCGCGTAACGCGGGCGAGCTGGAGGTGGTGACGCGGCCGCCGCGACGGCCGAATACGCGTGTGATTTTGATGATGGACGTGGGCGGATCGATGGACCCGTACGCGCACACGGTGTCGCAACTGTTCAGCGCGGCCAAACGCGCGACGCATTGGAAAGAGCTGCGCACGTATTACTTCCACAACTGCGTGTACGGAAAAGTCTTCAAGACGGAAGGATTCAAAGACCCCGTACCTGTGCGGGATCTCCTTCATGAATGCGGAAAACACTACAAGCTCGTCATGGTCGGCGATGCATCGATGGCTCCCTACGAGCTGCTCGGATCCGCAGGATGGGGCGAGGATGCGAATACGCCGGGCGTCAAATGGCTCGCGATGCTGCGTGAGCATTTCGATCGTGCCGTTTGGCTCAACCCGGATCCGCCGAGCGGCTGGAGCATGGGAACGGCGCAGGTGATTCGTCAGGTGTTTCCGATGTTTCAACTGACGCTCGAAGGGCTCGGCGAAGCCGTCAGCGAGCTGGTCCGCGGCAGCCGCGTGAGACGGTAG
- a CDS encoding HAMP domain-containing histidine kinase, producing the protein MTLPNRPRRAESLDVAGVLGAAVAHELRNLLASASSSIFLAKRDIDKRTRLVAHLDAAEAEVQRSQDVIERVLRLVRGEPIHREACPIADVVAAALRNVQGSPVRIDVDVEPSDLVVSCEPLLVERLITNLILNAADALSNRSSGSVAVRVRPDERGFVLEVEDNGPGFDPAVMQRLFEPGVTTKSTGTGLGLLLCRAIVRAHGGDMIVTRAPSGGALVRCEFVQEDASE; encoded by the coding sequence GTGACGTTGCCCAATCGTCCCAGACGCGCCGAATCACTCGATGTCGCCGGCGTTCTTGGCGCTGCCGTCGCGCACGAGCTTCGCAACCTGCTCGCGTCCGCATCGTCGTCGATATTCCTCGCCAAACGCGACATCGACAAGCGCACGCGACTCGTCGCTCACTTGGATGCCGCCGAGGCAGAAGTGCAGCGGTCCCAGGACGTCATCGAACGCGTCTTGCGCCTTGTTCGTGGCGAGCCGATTCATCGAGAAGCTTGTCCCATCGCGGACGTCGTTGCCGCAGCACTGCGCAACGTCCAAGGCTCGCCGGTGCGCATCGACGTCGATGTCGAACCGTCCGATCTCGTAGTGTCTTGCGAACCGCTGCTGGTCGAACGTTTGATCACCAACTTGATCCTCAACGCGGCAGATGCGCTCTCCAATCGTTCGTCCGGGTCGGTTGCAGTGCGAGTGCGTCCGGACGAACGCGGCTTCGTCTTGGAAGTCGAAGACAATGGACCTGGCTTCGATCCGGCCGTGATGCAGCGCCTCTTCGAGCCCGGCGTGACCACCAAATCAACGGGCACGGGTCTGGGGCTTCTGCTCTGCCGCGCGATCGTGCGAGCTCACGGCGGGGACATGATCGTCACGCGAGCGCCATCCGGCGGAGCGCTCGTGCGGTGCGAGTTCGTCCAGGAAGACGCTTCCGAGTGA
- a CDS encoding ParA family protein, protein MHIITVASQKGGVGKTTMSLNLGLALARAGNRTLLMELDAQGSLCLSLGLPDRAKPGIAEVLTGVEHVGNVLLRTRDPQLHVLSVGRVDPTTVAGFEDALTRTGMLSGMLKQLQSEFDLALIDCPAGLGKVTTRSLESSTHVLSPLQAEPLALRSLGQFLALVDRVRAEKNPNLTMLGIVLSMFDRQTHASLEVAETLWTQFPGGLIFDSVIPRDDVFLEASLRGSPLLLMQKRPPPLARLFDQLATDVLDRLEAQKGGKEDDDGPIPLLV, encoded by the coding sequence ATGCACATCATCACCGTGGCCAGCCAAAAAGGGGGCGTCGGTAAAACCACGATGTCCCTCAACCTTGGGCTTGCCTTGGCGCGTGCTGGTAACCGCACCCTCCTCATGGAGCTCGATGCGCAGGGCAGCTTGTGTTTGTCCCTGGGTTTGCCCGATCGAGCAAAGCCCGGCATCGCCGAAGTCCTCACAGGCGTCGAGCACGTTGGAAACGTGCTTCTTCGAACGCGCGATCCGCAACTTCACGTGCTCAGCGTCGGGCGCGTGGATCCCACGACCGTAGCCGGATTCGAAGATGCCCTGACACGCACCGGCATGCTCTCCGGCATGCTCAAACAACTCCAAAGCGAGTTCGATCTGGCGCTCATCGACTGCCCCGCAGGTCTCGGCAAAGTCACCACTCGATCGCTCGAATCGTCCACGCACGTACTTTCGCCCCTCCAAGCCGAGCCTCTCGCCTTGCGTTCGCTCGGGCAGTTCTTGGCGCTCGTCGATCGCGTGCGTGCCGAGAAAAACCCCAACCTCACGATGCTCGGCATCGTCCTGTCCATGTTCGATCGCCAAACGCACGCGTCGCTCGAAGTCGCCGAGACGCTCTGGACGCAATTCCCGGGCGGGCTCATTTTCGACAGTGTGATTCCGCGAGACGATGTGTTTCTCGAGGCGTCGCTGCGGGGCTCGCCGCTGCTCTTGATGCAGAAGCGTCCGCCGCCGCTTGCGCGTCTTTTTGATCAACTTGCCACCGACGTGCTCGATCGTCTCGAAGCGCAGAAGGGCGGCAAGGAGGACGACGATGGCCCGATCCCGCTCCTCGTTTGA